In Hirundo rustica isolate bHirRus1 chromosome 2, bHirRus1.pri.v3, whole genome shotgun sequence, one genomic interval encodes:
- the KCNE1 gene encoding potassium voltage-gated channel subfamily E member 1 has product MLALSNSTALELLLSKALRGCLERANSSAPAEARSASDHLEIVYVLLMLGLFGFFTLGVMVTNLRARRLEGPRDPYHTYIATDAWRKKDREDFQAKVVENYKLCCVLENQLAVEQPGLKIPEEKSS; this is encoded by the coding sequence ATGCTGGCGCTGTCGAACAGCAcggccctggagctgctcctgtccaAAGCGCTCCGGGGCTGCCTGGAACGCGCCAACAGCTCGGCTCCTGCGGAGGCGAGGAGCGCCAGCGACCACCTGGAGATCGTCTACGTGCTGCTCATGCTGGGGCTCTTCGGGTTCTTCACCCTGGGGGTGATGGTGACCAACCTGCGGGCGCGGCGCCTGGAGGGGCCCCGCGACCCCTACCACACCTACATCGCCACCGACGCCTGGCGCAAGAAGGACAGGGAGGACTTCCAGGCCAAGGTCGTGGAGAATTACAAGCTCTGCTGCGTCCTGGAGAACCAGCTGGCCGTGGAGCAGCCGGGCTTGAAGATCCCCGAGGAGAAATCCTCCTAG